The window CTGCGCGGAACCACGCAGAAGATGTCGCGTCTGCGCAAGGTTATCGCCGAGCGCGCGGTGGCATCGATGCAGGCCACCGCGCAGCTCACGACCGTGGTCGAGGTCGACGTCACCAAGGTGGCGGCCTACCGCGACGCGGTCAAGGCACAGTTCCAGGAGAAGACGGGCGACAAGCTCTCGTTCCTGCCGTTCTTCGCCCTCGCCGCGATCGAGGCGCTCCAGGCGTTCCCGATCGTCAACGCCACCGTCGACGGCGACTCGATCGTCTACCCGGAGTCGGAGAACGTGTCGATCGCGGTCGACACCGAGCGCGGACTGCTCACCCCGGTCATCCGCGACGCCGGCGGCAAGAACCTCGCCCAGTTGGCGCGTGAGATCGCCGATCTCGCCGCGCGGACGCGCGACAACAAGCTGAAGCCCGACGAGCTCGCCGGTGGCACCTTCACGCTGACCAACACCGGTTCGCGCGGCGCGCTGTTCGACACCCCGATCGTCTTCCTGCCGCAGTCGGCCATCCTCGGCCTCGGCGCGGTCGTGAAGAAGCCCGGCGTCGTGTCGGTCGACGGCAAGGACGCGATCTCGGTGCGCTCGTACGTGTACCTCGCTCTGTCGTACGACCACCGCATCATCGACGGTGCGGACGCGGCCCGCTTCCTCGGAGCGGTCAAGGCTCGCCTCGAAGCTGCGCAGTTCGAGGCGCAGCTCGGCATCTGAGAATCGATCCTCCCGGGGTTCACCGCCCCGACGAGGCTCAGGATGGCGCATCGGTGACGTCGTGTACGTCGCGGATGCGCCATCCGTCTTTCGTCTCGACGACCGTCACGATCTGCGTGCCTGGACCCGACAGGGAATCGACACGGACGACGACGATCCCGCCCAGGTCGTCGAGAAGCGTCGCCCGACGGGTCTCGGCAGGGTCGTCGATCACGCCCGCCGGAAGCTCCCGGGCCGGATCTTCCAGCACCGTCGTCAGACACGCGATGTCGTCGCACGCGGTTCGGCGATCAAGGAGTTCCATCGTGACGGCGGCAGCGTCTCCGGTCACGGGGCCGGGCACGACCGACCGCGACTCGGACGGGTGTGCTTCGTCGCGAGGCTCCGGTGCCGACGCCGACGTTCCCGGGTCCGCTGCGGGGGCGGTGTGCTCTTCGTCCGCGGGCCAGAGCAGCCCGGCGCCGATGATGAGGGCCGCGACCACGGCGCCGATGAGGAGCGGCCGTCTGGGGAACGCAGAGCGACGGATGCGGCGAACCGCTGCGTGCACCACGTCGGACGCGGTGTCGGCAAGGTCCGCGTCCATATGGGAGGCGAGGCGCCGCCAGAGGGATTGCTCCTGCGGCGGCTGCTCGGAGTCGGGTTCAGCGGCGAGGTGTCGTGCCCGGCGTGGACCGAAGACCTCGGTCACGAGGGGTTCGGGCTCGGCGCACGCGAAAAGCGTGTCTTCGCACTCCGTGTCGATCCGCGCCGGGTCGGCCTGCCGCGCCACATCGGCCAGTTCGCGCAGGGTCGCCCCGAGGCGACTGCGCGGCAGGTCTTCCGACATGGTCGCGAGGAGACGCGCGGAGGCTTCGCGAGCGGACTCGTCACCCACCCCCTCCACGAGGAGCGGCCGACCGTCGTCCGTGAGCCACCACTCGCCCTCGACACAGTCTTCCCGGAGGAGCGAAGCTGACAGACCGCGGACGATGCTGACGGCGAGGGTAACGGCTTCTCCCCCGGCGACCGGGGCTCCCGCATCCTGACGCCGCCGCATGAACTGCGCCACGTTCTCGGTGAGGAGGGGGAAGACGACATCGTGCCCATCTGCACGGCGGAGGACGTCGTGCGGCGTGAGCAGGTGCGCGTGTCCCTCCGCACTCCACCCGGGGAGGTCGGCGACCGTCGAGCGGTCTGCGAGCATCACGCTGCGCCCGTCCGCGCTCTCCGCGACCGTGGCATCGAAAGGACTCGCGGGCGGCCGCACCGACCGCACCGCGCGGAGGGTGTCGAAGGCCGGCGGGATCGGTGAAGGGAGCACGTTGCGATGCTCGTCCTCCCGGTCGCGGGGAGGGCGACATCACGCAGGACAGTGGATGGCGCGCAACCTCTCGACCGCTGGGGAGGAGACGACTCGACGCCAAAGCTAGAATCGAACCATGGCCGCTCGACCCACCGCTCCTGAGAAGCGCCCCAACTTCTTCTCCCAGCTCCGCACCCTCTTCACGTTCACGCGGGATGCCTACAAATGGCTCCCGTACGTGCTGGCGGGCATCGTCGTTCTGGGTATCGCCCTCGGCGTCGGTATCGGGTTCCTGATCCCGCCGTTCGCGATCTGGAGCGTGATCCTCTGGGGCTTCACCGGCCTCCTCGCGGGCATCCTGGGCGCGATGATCACGATGACGCGGCTGTCGACCAAGGCGATGTACCGCAAGATCGACGGCATGCCGGGCGCTGCGGGCCACGTGCTCTCGACGTCTCTCGGTCGCCATTGGCAGTCTTCCGAGATGCCGGTGGGCGTGAACCCCCGCACGCAGGAAGCCGTCTATCGCGCCATCGGTCGCGGCGGTGTCGTTCTCGTCGGCGAGGGCTCGCGTGGCCGTCTCACCCGTCTGGTGAACGAAGAGCGGTCGAAGATCCAGCGCGTGGCCTCGGGAGTGCCGGTGACGGTGCTCTATCTCGGCCACGGTGACGACGAGGTCGAGGTCAAGAACCTCGCCTCGGCGATCAAGTCGCTTCCCAAGAAGGTCGACCGCGCGTCGATGGCCGCGGTCATCAAGCGGGTGGACTCCGTGTCGCAGTCGCTCGCGTCGCTGCCGATCCCGAAGGGCATCGACCCCACCAAGGCGCGGGCGCCGCGCCCGCGCTGATCGCGCGTCAGCGGCGTACGAGCACCGTTCCGACCGCCTTGTCGTGCAGGCCGCGCTGATCGGCATCCCAGATCACCGCGGGGATGACGAGGATGAGCAGCACGGTGCGGATGACCGGCTTCCACAGCCCCACCCAGCCACCGTCAAGACGCTGCAGGCGCAGCCCGACGATGCGGTGTCCGGGGCTGCCCTGGAGCGTGGGCAGGAAGACGATCTGAATCGCCGCGAAGATCGCGAAGATCGCGAGGGCGTCCCACGCGAAGAACCCCGAGATCAGGTATGCCGCGCCGTAGTCGATGAAAAGCGCGCCGACACGTCGCCCGAGTCGAGCGACGGATCCGGGACCTTCTTTCGGGTATCCGAGTCGATCACCGGGGAAGTCGGACGGGGCGAAGGTCATCCGGCAAGCCTAACCACGGGCTCGTAACATCCCGGAAACATATGGGACACTGGCGAGCAATGCCCTGCCGATAGGTTCGACTGGTCAGGCCTGGCGGCCGGCACATCCCGATTCGCTACCTCTGGAGTCTTCATGTTCAAAGATTCGTCCGAGGTTCTGCGCTTCATCCAGGAAGAGGACGTCAAGTTCCTCGATATCCGTTTCACGGATCTCCCGGGTGTGCAGCAGCACTTCAACATCCCCGCGGCCACCGTCGACGAGGAGTTCTTCACCGTCGGGCAGCTGTTCGACGGGTCCTCGATCCGCGGATTCGCGAACATCCACGAATCCGACATGCAGCTCATCCCTGACGTCACCACGGCGTACCTCGACCAGTTCCGCGAGGCGAAGACGCTGGTCATGGTCTTCGACATCTACAACCCGCGCAACGGTGAGATCTACTCGAAGGACCCGCGCCAGGTCGCCAAGAAGGCCGAGAAGTACCTCGCCTCCACCGGCATCGCCGACACCGCGTTCTTCGCCCCCGAGGCCGAGTTCTACATCTTCGACGACGTGCGCTTCGAGGTGAAGCAGAACTCGAGCTTCTACTCGGTGGACTCCGAGGAAGGCGCGTGGAACACGGGTCGCGAAGAAGAGGGCGGAAACCTCGCCAACAAGACCCCCTACAAGGGCGGGTACTTCCCGGTCTCCCCCGTCGACAAGACGGCCGACCTCCGCGATGACATCACGCTGAAGCTGATCGAGGCGGGCTTCCAGCTCGAGCGCTCGCACCACGAGGTGGGCACCGGTGGTCAGCAGGAGATCAACTACCGCTTCGACACGATGCTGCACGCGGCCGACGACATCCTGAAGTTCAAGTACATCGTCAAGAACACCGCCGAGCAGTGGGGCAAGGTCGCGACCTTCATGCCGAAGCCGCTCTTCGGCGACAACGGCTCGGGTATGCACACGCACCAGTCGCTGTGGCAGGACGGCAAGCCGCTGTTCTACGACGAGACCGGCTACGGCGGGCTCTCCGACGTCGCGCGCTGGTACATCGGCGGTCTGCTCGCTCACGCGCCCGCGGTGCTCGCGTTCACCAACCCGACGCTGAACAGCTACCACCGTCTCGTGAAGGGCTTCGAGGCCCCGGTCAACCTGGTCTACTCGGCCGGTAACCGCTCGGCCGCGATCCGCATCCCGATCACCGGTTCGAACCCGAAGGCGAAGCGCATCGAGTTCCGTGCACCGGATGCTTCGGGCAACCCGTACCTCGCGTTCGCGGCTCAGCTGATGGCCGGCATCGACGGCATCAAGAACCGCATCGAGCCGCACGAGCCCGTCGACAAGGACCTCTACGAGCTCCCTGCCGAAGAGGCCAAGAACATCCCGCAGGTTCCGAACTCGCTGCTCGACTCGCTCGAGGCGCTCCGCGCAGACCACGAGTTCCTCCTCGCCGGCGGCGTGTTCACCCAGGAGCTCATCGACACCTGGATCGAGTACAAGATCGAGAACGAGATCCAGCCCATCGCACAGCGTCCGCACCCGTTCGAGTACGAGCTGTATTTTGGTGTCTAACACGTAGCAACGCGTACCCGTGCGTGCCCTATGCGCAGCAACAGCGACAGGGTTGGGCACGCTGAAGCGACTCGCAGAACCCCGGTTACTACTGGAACCCCCGCGAAAGCGGCCAGTTAGTCACCGGGGTTTTGTGGTTTCTGGGGCAGGCTCCCGATCCCCCGTGCAGGTACGGGTTGATACCGGATAGTTGGCCAAGGATCAGCCCTAGGTCTTTCCAAGCTCGACGGGCTCGGCCTCAAGTCAACTCTGACTTGACTGGCGGCGCATAACGCACATCCCGATCACCCCGCTTTCCCGGGCCTCCCCCTTCTAGTGCATCGCGAACGACCTCAGACGGCGTTGGGAATGGCTCGCGCAACTCCGAGCGGCGCCGCGTACAAGATCGATATGAGCATCCACAACCCCAATCTGGACACTTCGACACCACTCCGCCCGGACTCGGGAGCACCGCGCATAGGCGGGTCATGACCACGAACCGATTGATACTCCCGCTGCAGCTGACCCCTCGAGAGCTAGCGGAATATCTCAGCATTCCGCGGACTCGGGGGCTGGCGCACGACGAAGAAGGGGGCCGCCGTTCAACCGAATCGGCGAGCACGTAATGTACCCCGCTGGCAAGCTCGAGGTATGGCTGAGTCAGCGAGTGTCCGCTTAGACCGCTCTACTCTCTGGAAGATGTAGTTCATGCGACAGCTTGCTCGCCCGGCGTCCAGCGTCTTGTCCACGCGTCTGTGTCGGCGCGGGACGCATAGAGTCATTGAGTCAAACCTCACCTGATTCGGCCCTGAGGGAAGCGGCGGTGATTCTCGCGACCAGCAATCGATATGGTGATTCCGACGCTCGCGAGGCGCTGAGGACAACTAGTTCGAGCGGTTTGCGCAAGAGCGCCTGCGCGACTCGAACCCCTGACCCCCCTGCACTGCTTGGCCCCTCCCTGGATGTCCCCCCCGCTTCCCTGGATGTTCTCGTGACCGATCATGGGCACGCCCCCGCACTCATCTCGGCGACTTCTCCCGGAACACGTCAGGAGTGTGCCGAGGAGTTTCACGGCGGTGCAGCATGGAGCGTTTATGCAGAGCGACGCGGGAGTTGGTCAGCGGAGCGGGGTGATTCCCTGAGTCCCGCGGGGGAAGGTTGCGAGCACCGAAGGGTCGATGTTGAGGTGCGCGGACACCAGCTGCGGCGGAACGTGCGACAGCCAGTTCGCGAGAGAGATTTCTTCGTACGTGGGGGCTCGGAACACCTCGAGAAACTGCAGCACGTCATCGCCGGTGTTCTCGATGTAGTGGCCATAGTTCTTCTTCACGACCCCCACATCGCCCGGTCGGAAGTCTGTGGTGTTCGCGTGCGGACCCGTGTTGAAGACGGTCATGCGCGCTGAACCGCGAAGGTAGTACTGCCACTCGTCTGCGTTCGGGTGCCAGTGGAGCTCCCGCATCGATCCCGGTTCGACTGTGACCAACGCGGCGGCAACGGTGTTCGAGAGGGGAAAGGTGGTGCTGTCGGCGATCTGGATGCTGCCGCCGCTGTTCTGGTGGCGTGGCTGCGATCGGGACAGACGGAAGATGACCGGTTCAGATGCCCCCCAACTCACGCCCGCAGCGTCCTGATCGGCCGCAAGATCACCGGGCTCCTCGCCGGGGAAGATCCAGAGATTGTGCAGCGGGATGTCGGTGAACACCTCCTGCGCAACACCGAAGTTCTTCGCCAGCACCTCGGGCGGCGTGTGGGCGAACCAGTCCGTCAGCAGCAGGGTGTTGCTTTCGGATTGATTGCCGTCATCGAAGGCGAGGACGAACTCCGCGCCTTCCGGGCCCAGGCCCTGCAACGAGTGCGGGGTACCTGCGGGGAAGAACCAGAGGTCTCCCTCCTCGACGTCCTCGACGCTCGGGAGCCCGGCGCGGCTGAGGGTCGTGACTCGGCACTTGCCGCGGGTCATCACCGCCCATTCTGCTGTCTGGTGCCAGTGAAGCTCGCGAATGCCGCCGGGCTCGAGGTGCATGTTGACGCCAGCGATCTCCTCCTGGATGGCGAAGTCCTGCTTCGTGAGTTCCCGAGCCCACCCGCCCTTCTGGACGCGGCGGGGTGAGATGTTGAAAGAGGACCAGAAGAACGCCTGCGTGCTGATGTCCGTCGCGGGCGCGTCGATCTGGTTGGGGAACTGGCTTTCGATGACGGCGTTCTGCGGGCCGGTCATCGCCGTGGTCTGCAGGTTGCCGAGGGTGTTGATTTCGCCTTCAGCCGGGAGGTCGGGGTTCCCGAAAGTGGGCG is drawn from Microbacterium hatanonis and contains these coding sequences:
- a CDS encoding DUF4191 domain-containing protein — encoded protein: MAARPTAPEKRPNFFSQLRTLFTFTRDAYKWLPYVLAGIVVLGIALGVGIGFLIPPFAIWSVILWGFTGLLAGILGAMITMTRLSTKAMYRKIDGMPGAAGHVLSTSLGRHWQSSEMPVGVNPRTQEAVYRAIGRGGVVLVGEGSRGRLTRLVNEERSKIQRVASGVPVTVLYLGHGDDEVEVKNLASAIKSLPKKVDRASMAAVIKRVDSVSQSLASLPIPKGIDPTKARAPRPR
- a CDS encoding RDD family protein, translated to MTFAPSDFPGDRLGYPKEGPGSVARLGRRVGALFIDYGAAYLISGFFAWDALAIFAIFAAIQIVFLPTLQGSPGHRIVGLRLQRLDGGWVGLWKPVIRTVLLILVIPAVIWDADQRGLHDKAVGTVLVRR
- the glnA gene encoding type I glutamate--ammonia ligase, whose protein sequence is MFKDSSEVLRFIQEEDVKFLDIRFTDLPGVQQHFNIPAATVDEEFFTVGQLFDGSSIRGFANIHESDMQLIPDVTTAYLDQFREAKTLVMVFDIYNPRNGEIYSKDPRQVAKKAEKYLASTGIADTAFFAPEAEFYIFDDVRFEVKQNSSFYSVDSEEGAWNTGREEEGGNLANKTPYKGGYFPVSPVDKTADLRDDITLKLIEAGFQLERSHHEVGTGGQQEINYRFDTMLHAADDILKFKYIVKNTAEQWGKVATFMPKPLFGDNGSGMHTHQSLWQDGKPLFYDETGYGGLSDVARWYIGGLLAHAPAVLAFTNPTLNSYHRLVKGFEAPVNLVYSAGNRSAAIRIPITGSNPKAKRIEFRAPDASGNPYLAFAAQLMAGIDGIKNRIEPHEPVDKDLYELPAEEAKNIPQVPNSLLDSLEALRADHEFLLAGGVFTQELIDTWIEYKIENEIQPIAQRPHPFEYELYFGV
- a CDS encoding cupin domain-containing protein; the encoded protein is MGVPEADIARVLSPLSRSFGVLRFVESQRDHHTRRRATASTTVVETFSTTEGRAPAMGDGFLRCNYRRIEEHAMETSDGTAANHETPTFGNPDLPAEGEINTLGNLQTTAMTGPQNAVIESQFPNQIDAPATDISTQAFFWSSFNISPRRVQKGGWARELTKQDFAIQEEIAGVNMHLEPGGIRELHWHQTAEWAVMTRGKCRVTTLSRAGLPSVEDVEEGDLWFFPAGTPHSLQGLGPEGAEFVLAFDDGNQSESNTLLLTDWFAHTPPEVLAKNFGVAQEVFTDIPLHNLWIFPGEEPGDLAADQDAAGVSWGASEPVIFRLSRSQPRHQNSGGSIQIADSTTFPLSNTVAAALVTVEPGSMRELHWHPNADEWQYYLRGSARMTVFNTGPHANTTDFRPGDVGVVKKNYGHYIENTGDDVLQFLEVFRAPTYEEISLANWLSHVPPQLVSAHLNIDPSVLATFPRGTQGITPLR